ATCAAACCGAACGGCACGGAGAGGATAACGGCGAACGGCACCAGGAAGCTCTCATATAAACAAGCCAGGATCAGATAAATAAGCAAAATACAAACCACATAGATAAACAGCGTTTTCGCACCACCGCTATTCGATTCTTCACGGGCCATACCACCATATTCATAACCATATCCCGTAGGCAGTGTCTGGGCTGCCACCTCTTCAATGACCTTCTGCACCTCACCGGAAGAATAACCTTCAGCCGGATTCACATTTGCCGTGATAGCGCTGTACAGGTTGAAACGGTTGGATACTTCCGGACCAAGCACCTTATTCAATGTCACAAACTGGCTTATCGGCGCCATTTCCGTTCCGTTGCGAACAAACATATTATTCAGCGACTGTTCGTCCAGACGATATTCAGGGGAAGCCTGCATCATCACACGGTACACTTTTCCAAACTGATTGTAATTGGATATATATGCACCACCACAATAACTGCCCAGGGCATCGAGTATGGTAGCCGGCGAAATACCTGCACGCTTACATTTGGCGGCATCGATATCGACCGACACCTGCGGGAAGTTCATCGCATAAGAGGTATATGCCATCGCAACTTCCGGACGCTGATTCAAGGCTCCCAGGAACTGCATAGTCGAGTTGTAGAAAGCCGTCATGTCGCCACCGGTCTTGTCCTGCAGGTTCAACTCGATGGAGTTACCCATACCATAACCGGGGATCATCGCCGGTTGGAAACTGAATATCTGTGCTTCCTTTATCGCATAGAACTGGGCATTCAGGCGGCCAACCACGGCATCCGACGAATGCTCTTCCCCTTTTCGTTCGCTCCAGTCTTTTAAACGGATAACGATCGTACCGTAAGAGGTTCCTTGTCCGGACATAAGTCCGTATCCTGCCACCTTTGCATAATGTTCTATTTCAGGAGTATTTTTCAATATATCCTCCAGTTTGTCCATGACCTTTGTCGTTTCACCTAACGTACTACCCGGTGAAGTGCTGACATTTACCATGATCACACCCTGGTCTTCCTGCGGAACGAGCCCTGTCTTGGTGCTCGACATCAGAAATGCCAGCAAAACAATAGCAGCTGCAGTCAACGTCCATACCATCCAGCGGTGATGGATAAAGAACATGACACCTTTCTTATATTTGCCCAATACAGCGTTGAATGAAGCGTTATAGGCTGCACGAACTCGTCCGTTAAGACTTTTCGCACTCTTATTTCCATCCGAAGGACGCATAAGTATGGCACAAAGTGCCGGACACAGCGTCAAGGCTGAAATCATGGAAAGACCGACTGAAGTCGCCATCGTAATACCGAACTGCGTATAGAAAATACCGGATGTTCCTCCCATGAATGTCACAGGGATAAATACTGCCATAAACACGCAGGTACAGGAAACGATAGCCATCGTTACATCTCCCATCGCATCCTTAGTGGCAAGATAGGAGGATTTATATCCGGCATCGAACTTCGACTGCACCGCCTCCACCACCACGATCGCATCATCCACAACGGTTCCGATCGCAAGCACAAGAGCAAATAAGGTCAGGATATTGATACTGAACCCGGCAATCATCAGGCAAGCGAATGTTCCGACCAGCGAGACTATGATAGATATGGAAGGAATCAGCGTACTCTTGAAATCCTGCAGGAAGAAATAAACCACGAGGATTACCAGTAAGATGGCAATGACCAACGTTTCCACCACATTATGGATAGAGGCGAACAGGAAGTCGTTCGAACTCATCATCGTCACAAACTCCGTTCCCTTCGGAAGATCCTTCTCCATTATATTCATCTGAGCAGTGATCTTCTCATTCACAGCCGTTGCATTGGAACCTGCCACCTGGAATACCATGAACATAACGGCAGGTTTACCGTCCATCTCACTCTTGAAACTATAGGAAAGTGTTCCCAGTTCCACGTTAGCCACATCTTTCAGACGGAGCACCGAACCGTCGCTCTGCGAACGGACAACCGTGTTCCTGAATTCATCCACACTCTTCAAACGTCCGCGATACTTCATCGTGAACTGGAAAACATTCATCGAGTTCTCGCCCAACGAACCTGTCGGCGCTTCGATATTTTGTTCACCGAGTACGGCTGTTACATCCGACGGGACCAACCCGTATTGGGCCATCAATTCCGGTTTCAGCCAGATACGCATACTATAGGTATCGCCCAGCTCCATGACGTCGCCCACGCCTTCTATACGTTTGATCTGCGGGATCACATTGATGTCCAGATAATTGGCAAGGAATGTCTGGTCATAATTACCATCCGTACAGACAAACGAGTTGATCTGCAGGAAACTGGTCTGACGCTTCTGGGTAGTCACACCGATCTTGGTCACTTCGGCGGGCAACAATCCCTGTGCTTTGGATACGCGGTTCTGTACATTGACCGCCGCCATATCCGGGTCCGTTCCCTGCTTGAAATAAACCTGTATGGTAGCCGAACCGGCATTGGTAGCAGTAGACGTAATATACATCATGTCTTCCACCCCGTTGATACTCTCCTCCAACGGCATGATAACGCTGTTCATTACCGCTTCCGCATCGGCTCCCGTATAATTGGCCGACACATAGACTGTAGGCGGTGCAATATCAGGATACTGCTCCACCGGCAGCGTAAAAAGCGAAATAAGCCCCACAGCGAGGATCAGCACGGAAATGGATATAGCCATCACCGGCCGTTTTATAAATATATTACCTTTCATAGCATTACTTTTATTTTACTTGTGTTCCTTCACGTACCAACCCGGCACCCTCAGATACAATTTCATCACCGGCCTTCAAACCGGTCAGCACAACGTATTCGCGTCCGTCATTTATTCCGGCTACGGTAATTAACGTAGAAGTTGCTTTTCCGTCTACAACTTTATATACAAGGGTCTTATCCTGCATCTGAACGGTCGCCCCCTGCGGGATAACGATGCAGTCTTTATAGGTGCTCGGCATGATCACACTACCGGATGCCCCGCTGTGAAGCAGGCGCGACTCATTCGGGAAGACCGCACGGGCCACAACCGTACCGGTCTGCCGGTCGATCACGCCACTGATAGATTCTATTTTACCTTTCATCCCGTACAACGAGTTATCATTCAACTGAAGATCCACTTCCGGCATATTTGCCAGGGCATCGTCCATCGTCCCGTGCTGCCGGGTCAGAGCCAGAAGCTGGTTCTCGGTCATGGAGAAATAGACATACATATCCGAATTATCAGACACCGTCGTCAACGGCTGCTGGAGGGTCGGTCCGACCAATGCTCCGGCACGGTATGGCAAAGCTCCTACGACACCGTCCGTAGGGCTCTTCACCTCCGTATAAGACAGATTATTACGGGCATTCACGACCTGTGCTTCCGCCTGCACCAATTGTGCCTTGGCTGTGAGAAACGTATTTTCAGCCGTTTTCAGGCTAAACTCCGAAACAACCTTCTGCGCATATAGTTCCTTCGAACTGTCATACGTCAATTCTGCTGTCCCCAATCCGGCTTTTGCCGCTTCCATATTGGCTATAGCCGTTTGCAAAGCTGCCTTATAAGGAACCTGGTCTATGATAAAAAGTACTTGGCCCCGACGCACTTTCTCCCCTTCCGACACACAGAGCTTCTCAATAGTTCCCGATACTTGCGGATAGATATCGATATCCTGCCGCCCCCGGATAGTCGCCGAGTAGGAAGTTGAAAGTTCTTTATCAGCCAACGCCACTTTCATCACAGAATAAGAAGGTTTCACTTGTACATCCGGTGCTTGCTTACAGGATGTCATCCACATCGTACAACCGACAATCCCTATCAGTCGTATCCAATTCCCATTTACTTTTAGCATACTATATTATTCTTTATAAAAATTGCATCAAAAGTAGACGATGCCGATAGATGTTTAATAACACAAAATTCCCGAATACTGTCCCATTTTCTGTATTACAGTTTTTTAATAGCCTAAACGTCAATCAGTAGACTTTTGGAATAAAAAAGATGAGAAATAGAATATCCCGGTTACTCATTTAATGCTCATCTTTACACCGATAAATGCAAACAGTATGGATAATAATGTAATAACAACGATAGACGTTGAGGATTTCAAGGACTTTAGTCACATGATAGATTATGTAGACGAGGATGTTGTAGCTGCCCGCAATCTGGAAGATATTTCTTACAATAATATTACCATCAGATTGAATTTCTTCCTTATTATTTCCTGTGTAGAAGGATGTATCCAGCTAGACATGAACAATAAGACCTATTTACTTAACAAAGATGACATTATTATTTGTCTGCCGACCGCGATACTGAGCCAGACAAAATTCAGTTCCGGCCATAAGCTCAGGATTATGGGATTTTCTACCAACTTTTTACATCGTGTCGTAAAAAGAGAAGAAATATCCAACAATATCTTGTCTCATATTCATAAAAATCCCCTGCGGCATATTGAAGAAAAAGACAAATCGCCGGTTAAACTATATGAGGACCTTATTATAAAGAAAATAAACGATCCGTCTATCCATTATAAGAAAGATGTGTTACATTATTTATTTTCAGCCATATTCTGCGAGATGATGGCCGCAATCTATGAATATTCAGACACCGAACTGGAGAATGAAGAGGAACCGGAAACGGGTATAAAAAGGGCTTCTTATGTTTTCAAATGTTTCATTATGGAGGTCTCGAAAGACAACGGATTCCACCGGTCGGTTTCCTATTACGCCGACCGTCTCTGCTATTCGCCCAAATACGTATCCTTTGTCGTCAAGCAAGCCAGCGGACGGACCGCTCTAGAGTGGATAAACGACTCTGCCATAGAACAAATAAAGTATCAATTGAAACATTCCGACAAATCGATCAAAGAGATAGCGGACGACTTCAATTTCTCCAACTTATCTTTCTTCGGAAAATATGTAAAGAAACATTTAGGTGTATCGCCTACCAAATACCGGGATGTGCCGGAAAATATAGGCATTTATTGAAAATGAAGAAAAGAGGCCGCCTGGTTAATGTGCGACCTCTTAAAATAAAAGCCGGATTGTCCTAAAATCCCTTTCCAAACAATCCTACAGTTTAATTATGAATAATAAATGCTTCACAAAGTATAGTGCCCTGCATTAATCCCCTAGTGTGTCTTTATAATCTAGTACAAAGATAACGGGGAAACATGCCGGCATAGCAACGAATAGTTCCTCATAAATGTTCCATTTTCTACCATTTACCATTTTTAAGAAATTTATCCGTACCTTTGAAAGGGCAAACAGGCCCTATAAAACAATGAACTTATCCGATAAAAACGATAGACATTATGGCAGATAATTATCTTGAGAAAAAGTATGAAGAGTTTCAGGCGAGAAAAAACGGAGCTGGTAAGAAAAAGACAAATTCCATTCACAAAATGCGGAGGGTATTCGTGACCGGCGGAGCCGATGGCATCGGTAAAGCAATTGTCAAAGCATTCCGAATGGCGGGTAACCGTGTAGCTTTCTGCGATACCAATGAGGTTTTGGGAAAAGAGACTGCCGAAAAAACAGGGACAACCTTTTATCATGCCGACATTTATGATAAAGAAGCACTTGACAACTGCATGCGCCATATCCTGCAAGAATGGGGCGATCTGGATATCCTGATCAACAATGCCGGCACCATCGGATATTCACCGATCACAGAAAGCAGTGTGGAAGATTTTGAGCGGATTCTGTCAGTCAATCTACGCTCGACCTTCCTCACATCGCGATTATTGGCAATCCATCGTCAGTCTCAGGCGACTCCCAATCCTTACGGAAGAATTATCAATATCTGCTCTCCACGCAACCAAAATGAATCCGGAAATGAAGGTTATGCAGCCTCCAGAGGGGGCATTTATTCTTTAACCCAGACACTTGCCCTGTCACTTTCCCCCTATCATATTACAGTCAATTCTATTATGCCGGGTTGGATACAAATGTGCGGTTATGAAGATCTTCGCCCTGAAGATCAAGCCCAGCATCCTTTCGGCAGGGTCGGGAAGCCGGAAGACATTGCACGTATATGTTTAACTCTCTGCCAGGAAGAAAACGACTTTATCAATGGGGAAAACATTACAATCGACGGAGGCATGACAAAAAAGTTTAACTGCTTTTAAAAAAACAACAAAACCTATTGAGTTACATTGAAAAACAACAAATCTGACGATTTATTATTTAAAACATCGTACCTTTGTCCCCAACACTAAATATTATGTACATATGAGACTGACACGCAAACAAACAATCTGTAACATCCCCATTCTAAAGATCAGGGATTATTTCGATCACATCAGACCCGCCAAGATTTCACCAGATATGATCCGCGAGCATTTTGAATTAAACCAGGAACAAACTGACGAATTGATACAGGAACTGTTAAATAACGAATACATCGAGCCGTCAGAAGGAAAATACCAACTGACAATTAAAGGGCATGCCCTTTGTGTAGCCCGGTATACCTCTCCCCTTAACAAAGCCAAAGCAGACAAACTTTTTAAAGAATTTATGGAGCGGGTTGAAGAGGTCAATACAAATGAATATTATTTGTATAAAGTATCCAAAATAGTCCTGTTCGGCAGTTATATCGATCCGGAAAAGACAGACTATTCAGACATAGACATTGCTTTCGAACTGAGTCCTAAAATAAAAAATCACAAAGAATTCGATAGACTGAACGACCTGCGCCTTGCCGAAGCCGAAGCTGCCGGAAAAACTTTTACATCTTTTATCGACCAGATAGGATATACCGAACGTGTTGTAATACTTAAACTGAAAAACAAAAGCCGATACATCAGT
This is a stretch of genomic DNA from Parabacteroides chongii. It encodes these proteins:
- a CDS encoding efflux RND transporter permease subunit, which translates into the protein MKGNIFIKRPVMAISISVLILAVGLISLFTLPVEQYPDIAPPTVYVSANYTGADAEAVMNSVIMPLEESINGVEDMMYITSTATNAGSATIQVYFKQGTDPDMAAVNVQNRVSKAQGLLPAEVTKIGVTTQKRQTSFLQINSFVCTDGNYDQTFLANYLDINVIPQIKRIEGVGDVMELGDTYSMRIWLKPELMAQYGLVPSDVTAVLGEQNIEAPTGSLGENSMNVFQFTMKYRGRLKSVDEFRNTVVRSQSDGSVLRLKDVANVELGTLSYSFKSEMDGKPAVMFMVFQVAGSNATAVNEKITAQMNIMEKDLPKGTEFVTMMSSNDFLFASIHNVVETLVIAILLVILVVYFFLQDFKSTLIPSISIIVSLVGTFACLMIAGFSINILTLFALVLAIGTVVDDAIVVVEAVQSKFDAGYKSSYLATKDAMGDVTMAIVSCTCVFMAVFIPVTFMGGTSGIFYTQFGITMATSVGLSMISALTLCPALCAILMRPSDGNKSAKSLNGRVRAAYNASFNAVLGKYKKGVMFFIHHRWMVWTLTAAAIVLLAFLMSSTKTGLVPQEDQGVIMVNVSTSPGSTLGETTKVMDKLEDILKNTPEIEHYAKVAGYGLMSGQGTSYGTIVIRLKDWSERKGEEHSSDAVVGRLNAQFYAIKEAQIFSFQPAMIPGYGMGNSIELNLQDKTGGDMTAFYNSTMQFLGALNQRPEVAMAYTSYAMNFPQVSVDIDAAKCKRAGISPATILDALGSYCGGAYISNYNQFGKVYRVMMQASPEYRLDEQSLNNMFVRNGTEMAPISQFVTLNKVLGPEVSNRFNLYSAITANVNPAEGYSSGEVQKVIEEVAAQTLPTGYGYEYGGMAREESNSGGAKTLFIYVVCILLIYLILACLYESFLVPFAVILSVPFGLMGSFLFAKIFGLENNIYLQTGVIMLIGLLAKTAILITEYAIERRRKGMGIVESAYSAAQVRLRPILMTVLTMIFGMLPLMFSSGAGANGNSSLGTGVVGGMAVGTLALLFVVPVFYIIFEFLQEKIRKPMEEEADVQVALEQERSNAERGTSDINN
- a CDS encoding efflux RND transporter periplasmic adaptor subunit codes for the protein MLKVNGNWIRLIGIVGCTMWMTSCKQAPDVQVKPSYSVMKVALADKELSTSYSATIRGRQDIDIYPQVSGTIEKLCVSEGEKVRRGQVLFIIDQVPYKAALQTAIANMEAAKAGLGTAELTYDSSKELYAQKVVSEFSLKTAENTFLTAKAQLVQAEAQVVNARNNLSYTEVKSPTDGVVGALPYRAGALVGPTLQQPLTTVSDNSDMYVYFSMTENQLLALTRQHGTMDDALANMPEVDLQLNDNSLYGMKGKIESISGVIDRQTGTVVARAVFPNESRLLHSGASGSVIMPSTYKDCIVIPQGATVQMQDKTLVYKVVDGKATSTLITVAGINDGREYVVLTGLKAGDEIVSEGAGLVREGTQVK
- a CDS encoding helix-turn-helix domain-containing protein, which encodes MDNNVITTIDVEDFKDFSHMIDYVDEDVVAARNLEDISYNNITIRLNFFLIISCVEGCIQLDMNNKTYLLNKDDIIICLPTAILSQTKFSSGHKLRIMGFSTNFLHRVVKREEISNNILSHIHKNPLRHIEEKDKSPVKLYEDLIIKKINDPSIHYKKDVLHYLFSAIFCEMMAAIYEYSDTELENEEEPETGIKRASYVFKCFIMEVSKDNGFHRSVSYYADRLCYSPKYVSFVVKQASGRTALEWINDSAIEQIKYQLKHSDKSIKEIADDFNFSNLSFFGKYVKKHLGVSPTKYRDVPENIGIY
- a CDS encoding SDR family NAD(P)-dependent oxidoreductase, whose product is MADNYLEKKYEEFQARKNGAGKKKTNSIHKMRRVFVTGGADGIGKAIVKAFRMAGNRVAFCDTNEVLGKETAEKTGTTFYHADIYDKEALDNCMRHILQEWGDLDILINNAGTIGYSPITESSVEDFERILSVNLRSTFLTSRLLAIHRQSQATPNPYGRIINICSPRNQNESGNEGYAASRGGIYSLTQTLALSLSPYHITVNSIMPGWIQMCGYEDLRPEDQAQHPFGRVGKPEDIARICLTLCQEENDFINGENITIDGGMTKKFNCF
- a CDS encoding nucleotidyltransferase domain-containing protein, whose amino-acid sequence is MRLTRKQTICNIPILKIRDYFDHIRPAKISPDMIREHFELNQEQTDELIQELLNNEYIEPSEGKYQLTIKGHALCVARYTSPLNKAKADKLFKEFMERVEEVNTNEYYLYKVSKIVLFGSYIDPEKTDYSDIDIAFELSPKIKNHKEFDRLNDLRLAEAEAAGKTFTSFIDQIGYTERVVILKLKNKSRYISLHRMDDAILKITKTKQVYP